The region CGGCAATAAAGATGGATGTGGCGATATCGCCACCCATTTTTTGAGCACTCCTGACGGCGGGATCGGCAGAATTTCCAGGAATCAGAGACTCCATCACGGCGGGTCGAGCCAATACGAACAACTGCTGATCGAGACAATCAAAGAGCCAGCCCAGAGCGGCCACGAGCAGGACGAACCAGTGGTAGCGAGTCATCGATCGCCACCAGGGCCCGGGAAGGACAGGAGATGACGATTGAGCCGGTGTATCAATGTGGTGCATATCAGCTTGGCTTTCTGGCAAATCTCATTGTTCAGAAGCAGCATCCTCCAGAATGCAAAGCTGCCCGGAATCAATGGGAGACGCGTCAACAGGTCTAGCGGATCAAGTTCCGAGTGAGATCGGAGGTTTGAAAACCGCCGTCAATTAATGAAATGCATTCTCCGGGCATTTCTCCAAAACCTACCCGAATCAAAGCCTGCCAATACAACTCAATTGGGGGGCCAACGCAAGCCCGGGAACCAATTTGAAGGAGCACTCGTCAAAGTCCATGCCCTCAGTATCCGCAGGACTTGTATCACCGGGACAGATCATCACGCGATCAGTTGGTACCTTTCCTAAGGGAAAGCCCTTGGCAATTTACCAGTTGCCATCCATCGAAGGTCGGCAATCTCCACGAAAAAGCCCGGCCAATAGAGCCGGGCTTTGGATCGTTCACTTCAATTCCTGCAACAACAATTTTTGCCTGATCACTGTTACGACGATCTGAACAAAGACCTGGTCATTGGATTTAAACTGCAAACTTCTGCAGGTAAGGGATTCTGGCAACCTGAGCGCGGACTTTGGGTTCTCCATCCAGCAGCTGGCCCAGAAAATCCCAGCCTCCCGTGGTCAGTGATTGCCTGGCACCCGGGGGAATCTCGACAGTTGCCTTAACTTGCTGGCCGCTTTCCGATTGTGCAGTCACGGTCTGAGCCAGCAGATCGATGGCGACTGACGTGCGAGGATCTGCATTGATGAGCTTCGTCAAAGCTTCGAGGTCGGCTCGACTGGCTCGCACGCAGGGAATCCCTAGCGAGACGCAGTTCCCGAAGAAAATCTCGGCATACGATTCGGCAATGATGGCCTGGATGCCCCAGCGCATCAGGGCCTGTGGTGCATGCTCGCGCGATGAGCCACAGCCAAAATTACGGCCAGCCACCAGAATCTTGCTACCTTGAAACTGGGCCTGATTGAACGGATGTGAAGGGTCTTGAATCCGGTCATCTTCAAAGGCGTGCTCGCCCAGGCCGTCGAAGGTCACACACCGCAGAAACCGCGCGGGAATGATGCGATCTGTGTCGATGTCATCCAGCAAAAGTGGAACGGCTGACCCTGTCACTTGAGTAATGGCTTGAACCATGGTGTCTTTCTGGTACGTATCAAAAAACTGCTGTTAAACAATAAACCTTAAAGATAACGAACTTCCCATCACCTGGGGCAATAGTCTCACCCCCGATTGTGAAATGTTAAAGCGATGCTTCAACTTCCCAATCATCGGGCAGAAAATCCTTCACACGGACAGACCAACCGGGCAAAGCAGGTTCGGCCTCTGCCTGTTCGTTATCCCGATAGATTGTCGGTTCCTCCGGGTGACTTGAACGATAGACACGAACAACCTGAGGCGAACGTAAGTCAACATCCCAGATGACCAGTGTTCCCGCAGCAAAGTAATCGTGACGTTTGTCTGCCAGACGCACTTCAGCTCGGGGGCCATAGTCGTCTCGACTGCGAATTTCCACGGCAAACACGGGTGGTATAGGAAAGGGTTCAAAGCGAGCTGGCGGGCCAACGTAATAGGCAGCATCTGGCGAAAACGATTGCCGATGTGGCAATACACACCGAAATGTTCCGTTATCGGAAACAGCAATCCCGTGGCGGGTCGCTTGTGAGTAATGCTCGATCAACTGTCCGATTCTCGTGGAAACGATCGTGTGCCAGGCACCTGCAGGAGACATGAGAAAGATCCCTCCATCAACAATCTCAGCCTTCCCCTCGATCCCTTCCAACTGGCGAAAAAGATCATCGACCCATAACTGGGTCTCTGCTTTCTGCTGAGTTGTCAGGGCTTGTGCCATGGATTCTTCTTCCAAGTGAACAGCGATTATCCTGTGAAACTGCGCTAGCGATCAAAACAAACTCATCGGAAGAGTAGCAGCCTGAAGCACGACTCGACTAATCCAGCTCCCGCACATCAGTCACGGCGCCAGTCACGGCGGCGGCGGCGACCATGGCGGGGCTCATGAGTAATGTGCGGCCGGTGGGGCTCCCCTGGCGGCCTTTGAAATTCCGGTTACTGCTGGAAGCACAGACTTCGTTCCCCTGAAGTTTGTCGGGGTTCATGGCCAGGCACATCGAACAGCCGGCACCTCGCCACTCAAAGCCGGCTTCCTCAAAGATCTTGTCCAGCCCTTCTTCCATGGCCTGCTTACGCACCAGTTGTGACCCTGGAACGACCAGTGCCTTCACACCGGCAGCCACATGGCGCCCCTTGACAATCCTGGCAGCTTCCCGCAGATCGCTGATGCGACCGTTCGTGCAAGAACCAATAAACGCCACATTGATCTTGAGCCCCTGGATCGGCTGACCTTCCTTCAGATCCATATACTGGAAGGCTTCGCTGATCACCTTCTGATCGTCAGCAGGAAAGCTGGAAATCGTCGGCAATGTCTCTTTGACACCGACGGATTGAGCAGGCGTAATCCCCCAGGTCACTGTGGGTTCAATCTCTTCAGCCTTGAAGACAACCACGTCATCAAACTGAGCGTCCTTGCCACTGGCCAGACTCAACCACCACTTGGCAGCCCGCTCAAATTCTTCGCCCTGCGGCGCAAA is a window of Planctopirus limnophila DSM 3776 DNA encoding:
- a CDS encoding Uma2 family endonuclease, which produces MAQALTTQQKAETQLWVDDLFRQLEGIEGKAEIVDGGIFLMSPAGAWHTIVSTRIGQLIEHYSQATRHGIAVSDNGTFRCVLPHRQSFSPDAAYYVGPPARFEPFPIPPVFAVEIRSRDDYGPRAEVRLADKRHDYFAAGTLVIWDVDLRSPQVVRVYRSSHPEEPTIYRDNEQAEAEPALPGWSVRVKDFLPDDWEVEASL
- the leuD gene encoding 3-isopropylmalate dehydratase small subunit, producing the protein MVQAITQVTGSAVPLLLDDIDTDRIIPARFLRCVTFDGLGEHAFEDDRIQDPSHPFNQAQFQGSKILVAGRNFGCGSSREHAPQALMRWGIQAIIAESYAEIFFGNCVSLGIPCVRASRADLEALTKLINADPRTSVAIDLLAQTVTAQSESGQQVKATVEIPPGARQSLTTGGWDFLGQLLDGEPKVRAQVARIPYLQKFAV